GCTCCTCGTTTCGTTGTAGTTATCGGGGAGGTAACGGTACATCAATATGTAAAGGGCGCTACTGAGGCGATTCAACACTTTGACAATGTCCGGGCGTTCGAGGCCGTTGTCCGTCTCGAACGCTCTGCAGGCAGCGAGTTCCGCTTCTCGTGATCGGGTTCTCAGCTCGTTGATTCCTGCGGCCAAGATGCCCATCGTGTAATGAAAACGAATATGCCCAAGCCCAAAGTATTTCACCGGGTTGTGGGAGCGTTCGTGGATTTCGTTGGAGTTCCATCCCCAGAGAGACAATTCTTCGCAGGGTTTTCCCGTCACATCGCAGGTGAAAATATCGTAGATTTTCGCCCCCACCTCCTCCAACTCTTCCGCCAACGAAGGGTGGCCTTCCTTTTGCCCCAGGATCTGAAGACTTACGATAGCGGCGTTTAGACTGTCGAGTTGTCCCCTGAACTCGATACGAGGGTCCGTCTTTGCCACAACAGCCTCGGACGAGAGATGCGTCGTGTGTTCTTGTTTCCGAGTTGCCTGCTTTTCCATAACTATTTTTCTCCTTTCATCGCGCACTTTGAGAAAGCATTGACTGAGACTACGATTGAGACTGCGATAGTGAAAATTTTTCTTTAGCAATAGCTTAACACTGTTTTGGCAAACGGCCACTTCGAGATGTTCTTTTTTGTTTGCTATTTTTTTGTCTGCTATTTTGAGTGCTATTTTGAGAGTCATCTGCAATTTCGGCACCAAAAGCTCCAGAAATATGGTCAGGCTTGAACAAGCCTACCATATGTTTGTAAGTCGCTGTGTTTATAAGTCGCTTCTATTTCTAGCAAAGTTATTGTGTGGGGTATCCCAAAGAATTTAAAAGATCCCTGGACATGTCGCGTTACCTTCCTTCGTTACCTTCCTTCGTTACCTTCCTTCGTCAGCTTCCTTCATTACCTTCCTTCATTACCCTCCTTCATTACCCTCCTTCATTACTCGGCGTTTCGATGATATTATGATGATATTATACGAAAGACGAGATACTTTATCGCGAGGAGGAGATCGCTTATGCCCGTGCAAGTGAGAGCGGAGCTTCTGGTTACGGGGATCGTGCAGGGGGTGGGGTTTCGTCCTTTTTGTGTCAGGGTGGCGCGGGAATTGGAACTTCGCGGAACGGTGCGCAACACGTCGGAGGGAGTGGAAGTGGTTCTGGAAGGTACAAGCGACGCCGTGGACGATTACGTACACGCCCTGTGGGAGGAGCATCCCGACGCCGCGGTGGTTACCGACATTCGGATTCGGCAAAAGCCTTTGTCGCGCCCCGTTTTCACGGATTTCTCTGTCATAGAGAGCGCTCGGTCGAAGAGCGAGGGGCGTGTTCTGATCCCGGCCGACCTGGCCGTCTGCGAGGACTGTCTGACCGAGATGAGAGATCTCCAGAATAGGCGTTACCGTTATCCTTTTATCAACTGTACAAACTGCGGGCCCCGCTACACCATCATCCGGGCGCTCCCTTATGATCGTCCCCAAACGACTATGACCGCCTTTCCCATGTGCCCGGAGTGCCAGAGGGAGTATAACGACCCCACCGACCGGCGCTATCACGCCCAACCCAACGCTTGTCCCATTTGCGGTCCAAAGGTCCGTCTATGCGACCCCGCGGGACGAGTTCTTTTGAAGGAAGACGCGGCCATTGAGGGCCTGATTGTCGAGATCGCGGCAGGGAAGCTGGTGGCCCTTAAAGGGATCGGCGGTTTTCACATCGCGTGTCTACCTGAGGACGCACCCCTTCGGGAGCTGCGGCTTCGGAAACGCCGACCAGATAAACCCTTCGCTCTGATGCTTCGGGACCTAGACGCGGCGCGCAGGCTGGTGGACGTCTCTCCAGAGGCGGAGCGTTTGCTTACGGGGGTCCAACGTCCCATCGTGCTCTGTCCCGTGAAAAGCGTCGGCGCCAATATAAATAAGATTTCACCCCTCGTGGCGCCTGGTCAGAGACGGCTGGGAATCCTATTGCCCTACACACCCCTCCATCACCTGATTATGGAAAAATTCGAAGTTCTCGTCATGACCAGCGCGAACATCAGCGACGCGCCCATTGTCTCCTCCGATCAGGAGGCGTTTTCCGAGCTTTCCAATATCGTGGACGTCGTTTTGAGTCACAATCGGGAGATACACACGGCCATTGACGACTCCGTTCTCCTGCCGGAGACCGCTATCGGTCCGCGAGCGATCTTTCTGCGCCGGGCGCGGGGGTACGTGCCTAACCCGATAACCCTGCCCCTGGACGCGCCAAACATCTTGGCGGCCGGCGCTCAGTTGAAATCCACCTATACATTGACACGGGGAAGGACTCTCTTTCCGGGCCAATATTTGGGTGACC
The sequence above is a segment of the Synergistaceae bacterium genome. Coding sequences within it:
- the hypF gene encoding carbamoyltransferase HypF → MPVQVRAELLVTGIVQGVGFRPFCVRVARELELRGTVRNTSEGVEVVLEGTSDAVDDYVHALWEEHPDAAVVTDIRIRQKPLSRPVFTDFSVIESARSKSEGRVLIPADLAVCEDCLTEMRDLQNRRYRYPFINCTNCGPRYTIIRALPYDRPQTTMTAFPMCPECQREYNDPTDRRYHAQPNACPICGPKVRLCDPAGRVLLKEDAAIEGLIVEIAAGKLVALKGIGGFHIACLPEDAPLRELRLRKRRPDKPFALMLRDLDAARRLVDVSPEAERLLTGVQRPIVLCPVKSVGANINKISPLVAPGQRRLGILLPYTPLHHLIMEKFEVLVMTSANISDAPIVSSDQEAFSELSNIVDVVLSHNREIHTAIDDSVLLPETAIGPRAIFLRRARGYVPNPITLPLDAPNILAAGAQLKSTYTLTRGRTLFPGQYLGDLDRLETATYYKNSLEHFSRLYDIAPEILAFDKHPGYAATELAKDFVEAQGGSGSVLLCPVQHHHAHLASVLLDNAYFEPVIGVLFDGTGYGDDGTLWGGEFLVGDVHGFTRMGSLRPSRLPGGEKAIHEPWRYALALLWDALGAEKTKEIVVTQKLWPEFQTLIDPVLALVGTPGAAPVTTSCGRLFDGFSALLGLCSAVTYDGQAAMALENAAEDEKKDEKKEENLEFVLEDEGSVLVQAQGGGARSAKNHRADPSEIPNGNPCQTKIQTKIEWEGFERLQSGFIQLDWRDAVRSVVARKKEGRENSWAFSFHRELARAVSKTCVLLREKTGIDQVALSGGVWQNRTLLRLTCEELQSRGLVPLIHKNISPNDEGVSVGQALIAAYRFQKS